GAGAATTTATTTGTCAATTGTTTTCCATAGAGTTGAGTACCAAAACCGATCATCAAATTTATGAATATCGAGTTGAGTCAAGTAGCGTTCAATCTCAACTTCTGGCCTTCATGGGTCGAGATCATACCTTTATTGATGGTTTGGTCAATCATCAACCCAATTTATTGGATTTAGTGAATGCTCAAGGGGCTGCTATTTTCTGGAATGGATCGTATATTACTCTGGGCCTAACCCCAGAAGAAAAAGATATTACACAGCTCATTGAATGGCTAGATTGTCATCTAAAAGACGATCTTTTTTATACTCAATGTTTGTCTAAAGTCTATCCTCAAGCAGAGGTTTTTGAGAAAATAGCCGTCGGTTTATTGGCAGTGCATATTTCCAAAGAAAATTACCTCCTCTGGTTTCGACCAGAAGTTTTACAGACCATTACTTGGGGCGGCAATCCGTATGAAAAGCAAGAAATTCGGGATGAAAATAACCAACTAAAGCTATTGCCTCGGAATTCTTTTGAAGCCTGGAAAGAAATCATTCGCGGTACATCTTTGCCCTGGAAAAACCATGAAATTGAAGCGGCAAAAGAATTGAGAAAATCTCTAATTCATATTATCTTAAATCAAGTGGATGAGTTGTCGAAGTTAACGAGAGAATTAGAGCGATCTAATGCAGAATTAGAAAAGTTTGCTTATATTGCATCTCATGATTTACAAGAACCCTTGAATCTGATTGCCAGTTATGTAGAACTGCTGGAAATGCGCTATGAAGATCAATTCGATCAAGAGGGAAAAGATTTCTTGGGGTTTGTGGTGGAAGGAGTAAGCCATATGCAAGGCTTGATTGATGATTTATTGACTTATTCAAGAGTGGGAAGAAAAGGACAAAAATTTGTTGCGATCAATGCAGAAGATATTCTAAAACGAAGTTTGGTTAATCTACAGGTTCGGATTGCTGAAGTGCAGGCAAAGATTACCTATGACTCTCTTCCTGATATTCTGGGTGATACAACCCAATTAACACAACTGTTTCAGAATTTAATTAGTAATGCTCTCAAGTTTCACCGGGATGATATTTCCCAGGTTCATATTGGAGTTCGAGAGGAAAGAGAAGAATGGTTGTTTTCAGTACAAGATAATGGGATTGGTATTGAGAAAGAAATGGTGGATCGTATTTTTACCATTTTCCAACGTCTTCATACCCGCGAAGAATACGAAGGTACAGGAATTGGACTGGCTATTTGTAAAAAAATAGTTGAAGTTCATGGGGGTAAAATATGGGTGGAATCCGAAGTGGGTCAAGGGTCAACTTTTTATTTTACTATTCCTAAGTAGACTGTCTAGATGCGACATCGGTTAGGGTGCAACCGGATTAGGCTTGACATTGCTAATCTCCGTGGTTATTATTACTTAAAAGTCCTTAATATTTTTTAATAAAAACAGGCTGTAATTTAAATGACTAATTTGGATCAAGTTCATCGGATTTTAATGATCGAGGATAATTCTGCCCATGTGCGTTTAATTCAAGAAGGGTTTAAACAAATTACTCGGCCGTATCAGATTCGATCGGTAGATAATGGAGTAGATGCGATCGCCTATTTACGTTCTGAACCTCCATTTACAGAACGTCTTCTCCCCGATCTGGTATTGCTTGACTTAAATTTACCTCGCAAAAATGGTCGAGAAGTGCTAGCAGAAATTAAAACTGATCCTAAACTGAAACATATCCCTATTTTGATTTTAAGTACATCTCAACGGCCAGAAGATATCCAAGAAAGCTACCAGTTACATGCCAATTGTTATCTTCATAAACCCAGTAATCTGAAACAACTTTTTCATCTCGTTGAACAAATTGAAACGTTTTGGTTTCGCACTGTTTCCCTTCCTCTGACTTGATCCCTAACGGTTTTAGCCAAAATTGTTAATTTTTGTAAATGGAATAAAGCTTTGATGTTCTAATTGAGACGAATCCTTCTAGAATATAGAAATAAGTTGAAAAACTCTAATATAAAATCTAAATTCATTAAGAAGGGTGATTGACGGTGGAAGACCCCTTAGTTCAGATTCAGATCCTTTTAATTGAAGACAATCGTGCCGAAGCTCGTCTATTACAAGAGCGTTTGAAACAAGCGCCCTCTATGGAGGTTGAGCTTACCCATGTGAGTCGGTTATCAGAAGCTCTCAATCAACTAGAAGAGCAGGTGTTTAAGATAATCTTGCTGGATTTGAGTTTACCAGATGCTCAAGGACTAGAGTCCCTAAATCCTCTGATGGAGAAAGTACCAGATGTACCGATTATTGTATTAACCAATAATACAGATAGTGCCTTAGCGGTAGAAGCGGTACGTCAAGGGGCACAGGATTATTTGATCAAACGACAGTTAAATACGGAGTTGCTGACACGATCATTGCGCTACGCGATTGAACGGAAACAATCCTCTGATGCTCTGCGAAAAGCAAACGAAACTTTAGAACAGCGAGTGATTCAGCGTACGACTGATTTGGTGCAAGCCAATCTACGCCTGAAACAAGAAATTAGCGATCGCCAGAACCTTGAAGAAGCCCTTCAGCAAGAAAAAGAACTGGCTCAAATCACGCTTAATTCTATCGGTGATGCAGTGATTGTCACCAATGTCAATCACCAAATTGAATCTCTCAACCCAGTCGCAGAAAAACTGATGGGTTTAAGCAGTTATGCGACTCAAGGCAGATCGGTTAGTGAAATTTTCTCTAACAGCGATATTAAGCAAAAACCGATTGAAATCTTGATTCATCAATGCCTGGCGACAGGAAAAATTGTTAAAGTCTCGAACTACGCCCTGTACTTTAAGAGCGATCGCCAACATTATATTATTGAACTGTGCATTGCGCCCATTCGCTTAAAGGGTAATCTCCTGGTGGGAACCGTGATTGTTTGCCGAGATGTCACTTCAGCCCGTAACCTCGCCCATCAACTCTCTTGGCAAGCAAGCCACGATCCCCTCACCGGTTTAATTAATCGCCGAGAATTTGAGCAATGCCTCAAAGCTGCTCTTGAGGAAACTCATCAATTGAATCAACAGCATATTTTATGCTATTTAGACTTAGATCAATTCAAAATTGTTAATGATACCTGTGGCCATTCTGCTGGAGATCAACTCCTGCGTCAAATCACTGGTATTCTACAAAGTAATATTCGCAAAACCGATACCTTTGGTCGTCTAGGCGGAGATGAATTTGGATTATTATTGCATTATTGTTCCGTGAATGAAGGACAGAAAGTTGCGCAAAAAATCATTGAAACCATTCAAAGTTTTCGCTTCGTTTGGGAAGATAAACTCTTTACGATAGGAGTTAGTATTGGCTTAGTCCCGATCGATCGATCCATTGAAAATGAACATATTGCCCTGAGTGCCGCTGATACGGCTATGTATGCGGCTAAAGAAGGGGGACGCAACCGAATTCATATTTACCAAATCGAAGATCGAGAAGTGGTGAAACGGCAAGGCGATATGCAATGGGTTGCTCGCATTAATCGTGCCCTAGAAGAGAATCAGTTTTGTTTGTATATCCAACAAATTGTTCCTCTAAATTCCAGGTCTAACACTCGACCTTTTGGCGAACTGTTTATTCGGATGATTGATGGCAAGGGAACTCTTATCCCTCCCATGGCTTTTCTACCAGCGGCTGAACGTTACGATCTGATGCCAGAAATCGATCGATGGGTGATTCGCAATCTATTTAAACAGTTATCTGAGCAGATTGGTCAAGGATCGGGGGTTCAATATAATCGATTCTTGAAGCCAATTTATTTGGTTAATTTATCGGGGGCAAGTTTTAATGACGTTTCGTTTTTAAAGTTCCTCAAAGAACAATTTTGGTTATATCATATTCCCCCCTCTCTAATTGGGTTTGAAATCACTGAAACGGTTGCCATTACGCACTTAAATCAGGCAGTCAGGTTTATTACGGAGTTAAAAGAATTGGGATGTCAATTTGCTTTGGATGATTTTGGCAGTGGCATGTCCTCGTTTACTTATTTGAAACAATTGCCGATTGATTACTTAAAGATTGATGGAACGTTTATTAAGAGTTTAATCGAGGATCGAGTCAATCGGGTGATGGTGGAATCAATTCAGCGCATTGCTCAAGTGATGGGTTTAAAGACGATTGCTGAATCCATTGAAAATGAAGAAATTTTAGCGGAAGTGAAAGCCTTGGGTATTAACTATGCTCAGGGTTATGGAATTCATAAACCCCACCGGTTTACCCTAGAAAAAAAGTTGGAATTGATGTATAGGGCTTTGCCTGGGTAATGGGGAAGAGGAAATCTCAGGGTTTGGAGTGTGTCCCTAATTCCCCTATCCCTCCAAGAAATGTGACGTTTTATTACAATTTTCGGGAATCTGCATAAAATCACCCCGAAAAAATAGAGATCCCTATAGAAGTGCATAACTTTGATTAGGGATGGAACCATGAATTATAGCCATCGATTGGCGACTCTAGAGGATGCAGAGAAAATTGCCCTCCTATGGGCGGAATTTGCCGCAGAGCGCCAAGAAATTGACCCGTCTATGCGGGTAAAACCAAATTTTGACTTTAATGCTTATATTCGCCATCAATTGGCTAAACCGCTCACCTATGCCTGGGTTTTGGAGGTTGAAGAGGCGATCGCCGGTTGCTTGATTATTTATTTCTATGATGAAGCTCCTCCTCCAGAGCTACCGGAGACTTTGGCGGTGGATCAAGATTTAGAGAGTCCGTTTATTTCCCGTCGGGTAGCTTCTGTGTTGGGGTTGTATGTGAAACCGGAACATCGGCAACCGGAAGCCCGATCGAGTTTAGCAAAAATGGCGATCGCCAAAGCCGAAGAACTCAACGTTACTGATATCGACTGGCTCATCAGCGCCGATCAAAGCGGTATTCAAGCCTTGCTCAAACACTCTGGATTTACCCAAGCTGCCGTCCAATTTACCAAACATTATCAACTTGCTCCCCATACCGAACTGCCTCGACTGCATCCCCCCTATCCGGAAATGGATACTCCTCCACCTCCCCATCCAGATGCTATTCCCCTACGAGATACCGCCACTGGGGATTTAATTTGCGATCGCCAGGGCGATCCCGTCTTTATCTTTCCCTTAACCAATGCATCGGGAGAATTAATTAAAACCGGCTCCGGATTACCCATTTATCCTACCCCCTTACGCGATCCACAAACCCAAGAATTTGTCTTTGATCCAGACGGAAATCTCGCCACTTGTCCCGTCGTTCGCGACTCTAGAGGCAACATTGTCGAATATCAAGGCATCGCCCAATTTCATCCTCCTGTGTACCAAATTGTCAATGGCAAACTCTATTTGCAGAAAAATGAGTCAGGAGAATTCGTTTTTTGTGATACAGAGAAAAATGAACGGGGTGAATTAGTGCGATCGCCTTCAGGAATGCCCATATTCAAAAAGGATTTGGTCACCTAATCTCTCATTCACTTTTGCTTGTATTTTTTCATTGGCTAACCCCTTTTAAAAACCACGCTAACTTGATTAGTCCTTGATGAAAATAATCCTGGATATTACCGTTTAATCCAGGGGGCAATTGTTTTACTCTTGAATGATCCCTTGCCGACCTTTGCATCCACAAAACTTTTTCGTGAATCATCAAAACCTGGTCTCATACTCGAGCAGAAAATCCCTCTTCTATGGGAGAAATAGTTCTCTACCAATATCAAAGAGAGAAATCCTTTAAAGTTAACCCATCAATTAAAATACTGTCGCATCCATCCTAAATCCATGAAACTCTCCTATTCTCTGAACCATCATTTTTACCTTACCCTTCTCACCTCCACCCTAGGAATCTGTAGCCTCGCCCCCAAAACCCTCGCCCAACCGATCATTCCCGCCATGGATGGTACAGGAACTATCATCAATCATCAAGGCAATCAATTCAACATTCAAGGTGGACAACTTTCCGGAAACGGACGTAACCTATTCCATAGTCTTGAACAGCTTGGATTATCTCAAGGGCAAATTGCCAACTTTATAAGTACTCCCCAAATCCAGAACATTTTAACTAGAGTCAATGGAGGAAATGCCTCCATTATCAACGGTTTAATTCAAGTCTCTGGTGGCAACTCTAACCTCTTCATTATGAATCCCGCCGGAATTGTATTTGGTTCCAATGCCCAGCTCAATGTTCCCGCCGATTTTATCGCCACTACTGCCACCGCAATTGGCTTTGGTAATGGACAATGGTTTAATGCAGTAGGCGATAATAACTGGAGTCAACTCGTCGGCACGCCCAATGAATTTCGCTTCGATCTCAATGGCTTTGGCAGTATCGTTAACTTCGGAGACTTGAAGCTTTCCGAAGGCTCCGATCTTACTTTAATGGGCGCAAATGTGATAAACATGGGAACCTTAGAAGCCCCTGGCGGAACCATCAATATCGTCGCCATTCCTAACCAACAAATTATTAGAATCACTCAAGAAGGACATCTATTAAGCCTCGATATTCCCTTAGATGAGAATCAGGAAGAATCCCAAATCACACCCCTCCAGCTTCCCGAACTCCTCACCCATTCCGGACTCGATCATGCCGATCAATTTCAAGTTAACGAACAAGGGCAAATTGTTCTCTCCGGAAGTGGTGTAGAAATTCCCGATGTGAATGGAATCTCGATCATCTCCGGAACTGTCAATACATCCGGCGAAAATGGCGGGACAATTAACATCATGGGAGAGCGCATTGGAATCATTGACGGAACTCTCGATGTTTCCGGACTCTTTGATGGTGGAACTCTGAGAATCGGCGGTGACTTTAAGGGAAATTCTACCTTTCCCACAGCCGATATCACTTATATCAATCAAAACTCATTTCTTAATGCTGATTCCCAGCACCTTGGAGACGGTGGAAACATCTACATTTGGTCAGAAAACCTGACTCGATTTGACGGAACAATTAGCGCTACTGGCGGTTTAGAACGTGGGGATGGTGGTTTTGCCGAAATTTCCAGCCGCAACGCTCTCAGATTTAACGGAAAGCTAGATTTAAGCGCAATTAATGGAGACACCGGACAAGTTTTATTCGATCCCAAAAACGTGACCATTGTCGATGGAGCAGAGGGAGCGAATGATTCAGAATTAGAGGATGGCAAAATTTTATGGGATGACAATCCAGAGGAAGATTGGATTATTTCTGAACAAAAACTAGAACAAATGTGGGCAACTAGCGATATCACGATTGAAGCCACAAACAATATCACCATTGAAAACCTGAGCGATAATCTGCTACAAGGCTCTGAATATAGATTAACCTTTGTTGCTGATGCTGACAAGGACGGACAAGGCTCATTTTCCATGGATGCAGGAGATAGAATTTACACTGCTGGACCGGTTAGTATTTCCGGAGCAGGGCTAAGAATTGGCACAATTTCCACTTCATCCGCAGTGGGAGATAGTGGTGAGATTATCCTCGAGAGTAGCCGCAATATTGAAGGCGAGAAATTCTCTACCTATTCGGAAAAATATTCGGCTGGAGATATAACAATTCGGAGTGAAGGGGATGTGGCGATCGCGGATGGAATTACTGCCCGTACTGACGCAAAAGTGACGAACCCTGCCCAGGGCGGTAATGTGGACATTATTGCTCAGAGTGGGAATATAACCATCACCAATGGAGTTGATACTTCTAGTGGAATCTTGAACGACAATCCAGGAGATGGAGGAGATATCACGA
The sequence above is a segment of the Roseofilum reptotaenium CS-1145 genome. Coding sequences within it:
- a CDS encoding ATP-binding protein, which encodes MLLNYGREIPPYEQDIARIGCIQNHGFLIALEEQNFRVVYASENIEDLCGLPPQELLGQSVDILISRKRLKKEIAKLSESSSFMIHARLKSQKPFRKVLSVSIHRNLDNLIILEFESNRSGKSSDMGLTLELTQEISKKLKVDTDLQRSCETLAQEIKRITQFDRVMIYQYDQEFNGQVIAEAKNAEIEPFLGLHFPKQDTQFCLEILEKIWSRMIPDIQSKTVPILSDQSSINEPSLDLTHSILRGHTSCHQEYLKNMGVRASLVLSLKKEGKLWGLVSCHHSSPKYISHEVRQVGEFICQLFSIELSTKTDHQIYEYRVESSSVQSQLLAFMGRDHTFIDGLVNHQPNLLDLVNAQGAAIFWNGSYITLGLTPEEKDITQLIEWLDCHLKDDLFYTQCLSKVYPQAEVFEKIAVGLLAVHISKENYLLWFRPEVLQTITWGGNPYEKQEIRDENNQLKLLPRNSFEAWKEIIRGTSLPWKNHEIEAAKELRKSLIHIILNQVDELSKLTRELERSNAELEKFAYIASHDLQEPLNLIASYVELLEMRYEDQFDQEGKDFLGFVVEGVSHMQGLIDDLLTYSRVGRKGQKFVAINAEDILKRSLVNLQVRIAEVQAKITYDSLPDILGDTTQLTQLFQNLISNALKFHRDDISQVHIGVREEREEWLFSVQDNGIGIEKEMVDRIFTIFQRLHTREEYEGTGIGLAICKKIVEVHGGKIWVESEVGQGSTFYFTIPK
- a CDS encoding response regulator, which codes for MTNLDQVHRILMIEDNSAHVRLIQEGFKQITRPYQIRSVDNGVDAIAYLRSEPPFTERLLPDLVLLDLNLPRKNGREVLAEIKTDPKLKHIPILILSTSQRPEDIQESYQLHANCYLHKPSNLKQLFHLVEQIETFWFRTVSLPLT
- a CDS encoding EAL domain-containing protein → MEDPLVQIQILLIEDNRAEARLLQERLKQAPSMEVELTHVSRLSEALNQLEEQVFKIILLDLSLPDAQGLESLNPLMEKVPDVPIIVLTNNTDSALAVEAVRQGAQDYLIKRQLNTELLTRSLRYAIERKQSSDALRKANETLEQRVIQRTTDLVQANLRLKQEISDRQNLEEALQQEKELAQITLNSIGDAVIVTNVNHQIESLNPVAEKLMGLSSYATQGRSVSEIFSNSDIKQKPIEILIHQCLATGKIVKVSNYALYFKSDRQHYIIELCIAPIRLKGNLLVGTVIVCRDVTSARNLAHQLSWQASHDPLTGLINRREFEQCLKAALEETHQLNQQHILCYLDLDQFKIVNDTCGHSAGDQLLRQITGILQSNIRKTDTFGRLGGDEFGLLLHYCSVNEGQKVAQKIIETIQSFRFVWEDKLFTIGVSIGLVPIDRSIENEHIALSAADTAMYAAKEGGRNRIHIYQIEDREVVKRQGDMQWVARINRALEENQFCLYIQQIVPLNSRSNTRPFGELFIRMIDGKGTLIPPMAFLPAAERYDLMPEIDRWVIRNLFKQLSEQIGQGSGVQYNRFLKPIYLVNLSGASFNDVSFLKFLKEQFWLYHIPPSLIGFEITETVAITHLNQAVRFITELKELGCQFALDDFGSGMSSFTYLKQLPIDYLKIDGTFIKSLIEDRVNRVMVESIQRIAQVMGLKTIAESIENEEILAEVKALGINYAQGYGIHKPHRFTLEKKLELMYRALPG
- a CDS encoding GNAT family N-acetyltransferase, whose protein sequence is MNYSHRLATLEDAEKIALLWAEFAAERQEIDPSMRVKPNFDFNAYIRHQLAKPLTYAWVLEVEEAIAGCLIIYFYDEAPPPELPETLAVDQDLESPFISRRVASVLGLYVKPEHRQPEARSSLAKMAIAKAEELNVTDIDWLISADQSGIQALLKHSGFTQAAVQFTKHYQLAPHTELPRLHPPYPEMDTPPPPHPDAIPLRDTATGDLICDRQGDPVFIFPLTNASGELIKTGSGLPIYPTPLRDPQTQEFVFDPDGNLATCPVVRDSRGNIVEYQGIAQFHPPVYQIVNGKLYLQKNESGEFVFCDTEKNERGELVRSPSGMPIFKKDLVT
- a CDS encoding filamentous hemagglutinin N-terminal domain-containing protein, which codes for MKLSYSLNHHFYLTLLTSTLGICSLAPKTLAQPIIPAMDGTGTIINHQGNQFNIQGGQLSGNGRNLFHSLEQLGLSQGQIANFISTPQIQNILTRVNGGNASIINGLIQVSGGNSNLFIMNPAGIVFGSNAQLNVPADFIATTATAIGFGNGQWFNAVGDNNWSQLVGTPNEFRFDLNGFGSIVNFGDLKLSEGSDLTLMGANVINMGTLEAPGGTINIVAIPNQQIIRITQEGHLLSLDIPLDENQEESQITPLQLPELLTHSGLDHADQFQVNEQGQIVLSGSGVEIPDVNGISIISGTVNTSGENGGTINIMGERIGIIDGTLDVSGLFDGGTLRIGGDFKGNSTFPTADITYINQNSFLNADSQHLGDGGNIYIWSENLTRFDGTISATGGLERGDGGFAEISSRNALRFNGKLDLSAINGDTGQVLFDPKNVTIVDGAEGANDSELEDGKILWDDNPEEDWIISEQKLEQMWATSDITIEATNNITIENLSDNLLQGSEYRLTFVADADKDGQGSFSMDAGDRIYTAGPVSISGAGLRIGTISTSSAVGDSGEIILESSRNIEGEKFSTYSEKYSAGDITIRSEGDVAIADGITARTDAKVTNPAQGGNVDIIAQSGNITITNGVDTSSGILNDNPGDGGDITIRSVDGYIETGELSSGVEDGKAGNIVLEAGEHITVEKVTAFAETTGNGGGVTLTAGEDIEIGRISTGTIGSSSGDNSGGDVEIASKNGTVTTNSIITGVLGKGDGGDITISSYGDIRTEELLSGSVEGTPGDITITSENGSFTIDFGLLRDYIISRCGGSFDCDHSDDTITIARHFELAGKRVFLLGTLSGTIKINLTQSPVTDPEPVQPEPEPVQPEPEPVQPEPEPVQPEPEPVQPEPE